ACAAAAAACCGGAGGTAAAGTCTTACCCGTAGCATGTGATGTAAGAAATTATAACGAGGTGGAGGCGATGTTAGAGGAAACATTGAAGGCCTATGGGAAAGTTGATGCCCTTGTCAACAATGCAGCAGGAAATTTTATAAGCCCAACGGAAAGATTATCTGCAAATGCCTTTGATACCATTATTGACATTGTTTTAAAGGGCTCAAAAAATTGTACCCTGGCTTTGGGTAAGCACTGGATCGATATAAAACAAAAGAAATCAACCGTTTTAAATATTGTAACAACCTATGCCTGGACCGGATCAGCTTATGTGGTTCCTTCCGCAACGGCAAAAGCAGGCGTTCTTGCAATGACCCGATCATTGGCTGTGGAATGGGCCAAATACGGGATAAGAACAAATGCCATTGCTCCCGGACCATTCCCTACAAAAGGAGCCTGGGACAGATTGTTGCCCGGTGACCTCAAGGAGGAATTTGATATGAAGAAAAAAATTCCTTTAGGCAGAGT
This DNA window, taken from Lutimonas zeaxanthinifaciens, encodes the following:
- a CDS encoding SDR family oxidoreductase, encoding MEYNKPMLRDNALKDEVIIVTGGGSGLGKAMTTYFLELGAKVVISSRNLEKLLTTAKELEQKTGGKVLPVACDVRNYNEVEAMLEETLKAYGKVDALVNNAAGNFISPTERLSANAFDTIIDIVLKGSKNCTLALGKHWIDIKQKKSTVLNIVTTYAWTGSAYVVPSATAKAGVLAMTRSLAVEWAKYGIRTNAIAPGPFPTKGAWDRLLPGDLKEEFDMKKKIPLGRVGEHQELANLAAYLISEFSAFVNGEVITIDGGEWLKGAGEFNMLEKIPEQMWDMLEMMIRSKKKS